A window of Castanea sativa cultivar Marrone di Chiusa Pesio chromosome 1, ASM4071231v1 contains these coding sequences:
- the LOC142622812 gene encoding putative WRKY transcription factor 7 — protein MVNGIWEIMAVELMMGYGGDSFAGKSSEENALAVKEAASAGIQSVEKLMQLISQEQASMEVGAVADVAVDKFKRVISLLDRKRLGHARFRRAPVGASPQQKQENQEVQEPGPSNIPVPHRQKLEPVSAFKVYCPTPTPISRLPPLPNSHTHVHQQPLGLMVAKAGSLERKDGANSINFCSSPPISAGNSFVSSLTGDTESLQPSLSSGFQITNLSQVSSVGKPPLSLKRRCSSMDDGALKCGSSSGRCHCSKKRKTKIKRVIRVPAISPKMADIPPDEYSWRKYGQKPIKGSPHPRGYYKCSSLRGCPARKHVERALDDPTMLIVTYEGDHNHSHTITEANTALVLESS, from the exons ATGGTTAATGGTATTTGGGAAATTATGGCTGTGGAGTTAATGATGGGATATGGGGGTGATAGTTTTGCAGGGAAAAGTAGTGAAGAGAACGCTTTGGCTGTAAAAGAAGCAGCCTCAGCTGGGATTCAAAGCGTTGAAAAGCTGATGCAATTGATTTCTCAAGAGCAAGCTTCAATGGAAGTTGGGGCTGTTGCTGATGTAGCTGTGGACAAGTTCAAGAGGGTGATTTCTTTGCTAGATAGGAAGAGACTTGGCCATGCTCGTTTTCGAAGAGCTCCTGTGGGTGCTAGTCCTCAACAGAAACAAGAAAACCAAGAGGTTCAAGAACCAGGACCAAGTAATATACCAGTCCCACATCGGCAAAAATTAGAACCAGTTTCTGCTTTCAAGGTTTATTGTCCAACTCCCACACCAATTTCTAGGCTTCCTCCTTTACCAAATAGTCACACCCATGTACACCAACAACCTCTTGGTCTTATGGTAGCAAAAGCTGGAtctttggagagaaaagatgGGGCTAATagtataaatttttgttcttcaCCACCAATTTCTGCTGGGAATTCTTTTGTTTCAAGTTTGACAGGGGACACTGAGAGTTTACAGCCTTCTTTGTCTTCTGGATTCCAAATTACAAACCTGTCACAGGTTTCCTCTGTGGGAAAGCCACCTCTGTCTTTGAAGAGGAGGTGTAGTTCGATGGATGATGGTGCACTCAAGTGCGGCTCATCTTCTGGAAGATGTCACTGTTCCAAGAAAAG GAAAACTAAAATAAAGAGAGTGATAAGAGTCCCTGCAATTAGCCCAAAAATGGCTGATATTCCACCCGATGAGTATTCATGGAGAAAGTATGGCCAGAAACCAATCAAAGGTTCTCCACATCCAAG GGGATACTACAAATGTAGTAGCTTGAGAGGCTGCCCCGCACGCAAACATGTGGAGCGAGCTTTGGATGATCCAACGATGCTGATTGTCACTTATGAGGGTGACCACAATCACTCCCACACCATCACAGAAGCAAACACAGCTCTTGTCCTCGAATCATCCTAG